In the genome of Natronorubrum aibiense, the window GAGGCTCGCGCTCGAGCGGCGGTCGTCGCTTGCAGCCTGAGATCGACTGTCGGTCGCCGAGCACGTAATGTCGTACTACCCGCGGATACGGCCTCGATAATTAACCAATCGGCACTGAAACGCCGTCCTATCGTGGTCGCTCGTCGTTCGAGAGTTCCCAGTCGGTTGGTGTCCGAGTGGGACCTTCTACGGTCACTGCACTCACTCGCGCAGTCACATCGGTACTCCCCACGAATGGCGGTGAGCTGCCGGTGAGTGACGAGTCAACCGCCGCCATTGGTGACGTCCTCCGCGTGCTCGTCGTCGGCGACTCGAGTGCGGCTGATGCGGCGATGGATGCACTTTCCTCGCAGCTTACGTCGATCTCGCTCGTCAGAGAGCGAACGCTCTCGAGCGCCGTCGACCGTCTCGCAGGCCTCGAGATCCACTGTGTCGTTTGCCCGATCGAGCCGATGGCGGCCGAGTCGACGCTTCTCGAGTCGCTTCGAGAGCGAACCGAGTCGGTACCGATCGTCGCCGTCGTGAGCCACGAAGCCGACGAGGAGACGGTCGAGCGAGCACTGGAGGCCGGAGCGACCGATCTCATCGACGCGACCGCGCCACCGCGGCTCGTCGCCACACGGGTCAACAACGCCGCCACACGGTTCCGACTCGAGGGCGCGTCCGATCGGTGCAGTCGGTCGATCCTCGAACGGTCCGACGCGCTCGTCTGGGTGCTCGAGGAGACGGGTACCATCGAGTACGCGAGTGCGGCCGTCGAGCCCCGGCTGGGTTACACGCCGGACGAACTCGAGCGGACGTCCCTCCCACAGCTCGTCCATCCGGACGACCGCGAACTGATCGAAGGGACGCTCGAGACCGTGTCAGCGGCCGCGCTCGGGGCCACCGAGCGCGAGTCGGTACGCCTTGGCCACGCCGACGGCACGTGGCACGTGTACGAACTGACCGTGACAAACCGTCTCGCTGATCCGCTCGTTGCGCGACTCGTGGTGACGCTCTCGTCGACGCCGACGGCCGGACCGGACGATGGTACTCGGACGGCGCTCGAGCGACTTGCGGAGTCAGTGATCGCGCTCGGTCCGCAGTGGGAGCTTCGCTACGCTAACGCGGCTGCGAGTCGGCTTTTCGCTCCCGACGTGGACGCAGAGCCTGGAACCGTCGTCTGGGAGCTGCTCGACGACGCCGTCCGCGAGCAGTTCTACGAACGGCTTCACGAGGCCCGGGCGAGGGACACTGTCGTCGAGTTTGAGGCTGTCATCCCCGACTCCGAGACTCGGTTTGTCGTCTCCGTCCATCCCGGCGATAACGGCGTCACCGTGTCCGCGCGTGAGGCACCTGCCACCGAGTTCGGCGGCGTCGATCGGGAGCGCTTCGACCTCCTCGAGTCGGTCGTCGACGCGCTCGATGACGGTCTCGCCGTTCTCGAGGGCTCGACGATCCGGTACGCCAACGCGCCACTGGTCGAACTGGGGGGCGAAACGCCGCTCGTCGGCCGCGACCTCGAGTCGATCTTCGACGCCGAGCTCGCGGCAGCGATTCGCGAGCGAGCACGGTCGCCGGTGGTCAGATGGATGGACCCCGTTTCGGGCTCGCTCGTCGCTGGTGACGCCCGTCGCCCGGTCGACGTCTTCGTCACGCCGCTGTCCGGCGACGACCGAACGCTCTGTGTCGTCCGCGACGGCCGTCGATCGCCGGCTGCATCCCTGTCGACGGTCCATCGGACGGTTACGGCGATACGCGACGCCGAGAGCCGCGCTGCCGTTCGACAGTTGGCCGTCGACGCGACGCTCGAGTGCTCGGCGGCTGATTTCGCCGGCTGGTATCTCGTTGAGGAGGACGTTCTCAGACCGGCAGCAGTCGCTACTCGAGCCGATTCCGAATCCGACGCTGTCGACCTCCCGCCGATCGATCGAGCCGGCATCGACGTGCTCGAGCGTCTCGAGGCCGGCGCAGCTGCCGCTGGCGACGCGATCGTCTTCGATCGTCCGGACGTCGAGTCGGCCCTCTCGCGCGCCGGCATCCGCGCTGAGCGGGTGCTCGCCGTTTCGGTCCCCGATCACGGCCTTCTCGTCGCGACGAGTACCGACCCGATGGCGTTTGGCGCGCGTACGAAGCCACCAGTCGAAACCGTGACTCGAGCGGCTGCGATCGCACTCGATTCGCTCGAGTGCGGGGTGACGGTCCGGCGACAGCGTGGTGATCTCGAGCGACTCGAGGCCCTCGTCGCCCGCTGCCAGCAACTTCAGCGGACCGAACGAACGCTGCTGGCCGGTGACTCTCGGGCCGACATCGAACGGCACCTCTGTAACGCGCTCGTCGACCTCGAGATCGACGACGTGACCGGTTCGATCGAATTTGCCTGGGTCGGCGACGTCGCCACCAGCACCGATCGGATCGCCCCCAGTACGTGGGCCGGGCGTGACGGCGCGTTCGTCGAATCGCTGTCAGTCTCGATGGACGACGAGTCGACTCATCCAGCGGCGCGCACAGCCCACACGCTCGAGCCGACTGTCGTCGCCGATCTCGAGGGCGAGGACCTCGATCAGGCATGGCAACGCCGGGCACTCGAGGCTGGCTTCGGCTCCGTCCTGAGCGTCCCACTCGTCGTCGACGACTTCTGTTATGGGACGCTCACCGTGTACGCGTCCCAGCCGTCGCTGTTCGACGCCGACGTCCGACAGTCGTGCGTCCACCTTGCAGCGGTCGCCAGCGCCGCGATCGCGTCGATCGAACGGAAACGCGCACTGCTGGCCGATCGCGTCACCGAACTCGAGGTCGTTCTCCGGGACGAGACGACGCCGCTGTCGGCGATCGCCCACCGACTCGAGCGACGACTCGACGTACAGGCCGTCGTTCCCCGTTCGTCGGGCGGTTCGACGGTGTTCTGTACGGTCCGCGACGTCACGGAGGTGGACCTCGATACGGCTTTCGAGGCAGTGTCAGCGATCGAATCGGGTCGTCTCGTCGGCGACCGGGCGGACGAGTCGCTGCTCGAACTCGCCTTCACTGCGTCGTCAATCGCGGAGACGCTCGCGACACACGGGGGCGTGTTACAGTCCGTGACGCCGGTCGACGATCGAACGCGGCTCGAAATCACGCTCTCGAGTACCGTCGACGTCCGGTCGTTCGTTCGCATGCTCGAGCGAACGTACCCGGGCACGGAGTTACTCGCCCGTCGGCAGCGGGCTCGATCCGACCGGTCCGTCCGCACGTTCGACGCCGAACTCCGCGAGCGGCTCTCGGAGCGACAGTTCCGGACCCTCGAGACGGCGTACTACGGTGGCTTCTTCGAGTGGCCTCGCGAGAGCACCGGCGAAACGATCGCCGACTCACTCGGTGTCTCCCAGCCGACGTTCAGTCGTCATCTTCGCCTCGCTCAGCAGAAACTGTTCGAACTATTGTTCGACGAACGCGACGCCGCCGACAGTGGCTGACCGCGAAGTCCGAAATCTGCTCAGTGTTTCGACGGGGTATTCGACACTTACTACTGCTCACAGATCGGAACTGGCCGGTAACAGACTATTTCTTTCCCCTCGAAACACTCAGCACGAACGATGGCTGAATCAATATAGCAGGTCGTCGCCGCGTCGGTTTTCTGTATAGCGTCTACGATCATATCCCAGCGGTCGAATCAGACGCTCAATGAGCGAGTTCGCGGTAACCGGATCTTACGACGGTCATCCACTCGGATGGCGGATCAAGCAGTGAGCATCGAGAGTTCCAACGCCGGGCGAGAGTCGGGCATCCGGTCGCAGGCGGACGGCGGCATCGTAACCCAACTCCGTCTCGACCACTCGTCGCTGTTCTTGCGCCCGACCTTGCGCCGCGCGGCTGACGTCACCGTCGAACCCGAGTACTGGACCACCCTCGAGACGGGGGAAACGCTCGTCTTCTGTAGCGTCTACGGGCGTTCGTTCGATCGCTTCGAGACGGCCCTCGAGATGGATCCGACGGTTACGGACCCCACCCTCGTCGATCGCTACCCCGATCGGCGTGTTTACCGGGTCGCGCTCACCGATCGAGCAGTGCCGTTTATCGCAGAAACGGCGGCCGCCGGCGGGCGACTGCTCGACCTCTCGAGTTCGCGTGACGGCTGGCTCGTCCAACTGCAGTTCCCGAGTCGGGACGATCTCGTCTCGTTCAACGACTACTGTCGCGAGCGTGGGATTTCGGTGACGGTCGATCATCTACGGCTGTCGGACGACGACGACGACGGCATCGTTGCCCTGACCGAAAAGCAGCAGGAACTCCTCGTCGTCGCCCACGAGGAGGGCTATTTCGACGTGCCGAGGGGCATCTCACAGGACGAACTGGCCGACCGACTCGGCGTCTCGAAGTCGGCTGTCTCGCAGCGACTTCGCCGCGCGATCGGCGAACTCTGTGCGTCGAAGCTGTGTTGACAACGTAGTCAGCATCACCCGACCATTCGCTTTCGGAACGCCTCGAGAACGGATGTTATGCCCAGAAAAAGCCAGACTGTTTGCATCACCGAGGCTCGACGACATCGCCGGTGATACGGACGTCCGTCCGTCAGTACCGGTGCACCCGCGACCGTCCTGCGAGTGCACCGTGACATCGGTCCAGCGGACCGTGTGAGTCGTACGACGCGGTTCCGATCGCTTACGCGTCGTCTTCGCCGTCGTCTTTCATCGCGCCGAGCTGTGAGACGAGCTCGTCGGTCGAGGCATCGGACTCGAAGGACAGCTGTCCGTTGTGGTCGTTTTCGTGGACGTTGACGGCCTCTACATCCTCGTCGTCGTCGGCCGTCTGCTGCTGTTGCTCGGATTCGTCGTAGCTACCAAAACCCATATGTTGACATACTCAGCGACTGCTAAAGGTGTGCCGATTCGCAGCGTCTCTGTGGTCTTGGTCCATGATTCGGATTCCCACTCCGTTTCCGTTATCCGGGTTGGAGCCGTCCCCGGTCTGCCCGCGATACGGACCGCTCACGCCGGTGTTGCGTGTGCGTGTCGATATCACTTCAGCCGCAGGTACTGCCGATCGTACTCGGGTTTGCCCTGTCGTGGGTGGATCATGATGAACGATTCCGGCGGCATCTCGGCCAGCCGCGCCGGGAGATCCTCGAGTTCGTTGTGCCAGCCGACATCGCCACGACGCGGCGAGATGGTAATGATGAGGTCGTCGTCGTCGGTTTCGTCCTCGAGCGTTGGTAGGAGCGTCCCCCAGTCGTCGAGTTCGGTGAATTCGGCTGTGGCGTCTTCTTCGACGAGACCGAACAGTTGCTCGAACTGGTGGGCGGAGCCCTCGATCACGATGACGGTTAGCTCCGCACCCAGCCCAGTTGCGATCCGTTTGATGATGTGGACGGACTCGTAGAACCCCTCGTGGTGGTCGGCACCGATTGGGACGACGACGAAGATCCGTTTGGTCGTGTTGATCGGATGGCCCAGCCGCGAGATCAACACGGGAAGCGAGGACCGTTCGAGCACCTGATCGATGATGCTCCCGAAGATTCGGTGCCGGAACGTCTCCGTCGCGTCCCAGCCCATGATGATCTGGTTGGCCTCTACCTCCACCGACCCTTGAACGATCCCCGACGCGATGTTGTGGTTGACTCGCGTTTCGGTTTCGATGGGGACCTCCGCGGCGCTGCCGGCCGCAGCGAGGTCCTCGAGGTCGTCGTTGACTGCTGCAACCTGAGTCTCGGTCGACTGCGTGCTATCGGGCTGGACGACCGTCATCACGTGTACCGGCTCGGACTTACTGTCGCCTTTGATGACGAAAGCGAGCTCGAGCAGTCGCTGCTGGAGTGCAGCGTTGTTCGACAGCGGTAACAGGATGTTGGGGTCTTTCGCGCTGCCGTCGTCGTCCCCAACGTCACGCTCGAGTGCCAGGTTCGTCGCTGCCCGTTCGGTCAGCCACGGGCTGACGAGTGCGGTCACGAGCAACAGCAAGACGACGGCGTTGAGCACTTCGGCAGCGAACAGTCCCTCTTCGAACCCGATGAGCGTGATCGCCAGTGCGGCAGCAGCCTGCCCGGTAGAGAGGCCGAAGATGACGTTGCGCTCGCTCGTCGTATACCCTTGAATCTGGGCGACGAGCCACGCGGCACCGGCTTTCGTGAGCACCATCACGACGACGATGAGTGCAGTGATCTGTAGCGTCTCGGGGCCTGCAAGAATCACGCTCGGGTCGACGAGCATCCCCACGTGCAGGAGGAAAAACGGAATGAAAAAGGCGTTGCCGACGAACTCGATGCGGTTCATCAAGGTGCCGCCCTGTGGAATCAGTTGGTTCAGTGCCAAGCCAGCGACGAACGCACCGAGGATTGCGGCGAGATCGAGAATCTCGGCGAGACTGGCGGCCGCGAAAACCGCGACCATTACGAACAGAAACTCGAAGTAACTCTCCTGGCTGAAGGTCTGGAAGAACCACCGTGAAACCGGTGGGAGAACGAACCAAGCGCTGCCGAATAAGACGACGAGCGCGAACCCGACCTGAGCGAACAGCCAGACGGTGAGTTCGCCTTCGACGGCACCGGTGACGATCGCGAGCACGACTAACGCGAGCGTATCTGTAAAGAGGATACCGCCGAAAACCGCGGTGACGGCCCGGTTTTTCGTCACACCAAGTCGATTGACGATCGGGTACGCGAGTAGTGTGTGCGAGGCGAACACCGACGAGAGCAACAATGCCGCCCAGATATCGAGTCCGAGAACCGTATACGTCACGACGGTCCCCACCAGAAACGGGATGCCGAAACTCGCAAGTCCGAACAGGGCCGCGTTCTCCGGTGCTTCCTTGAACCCGCGCATATCAAGTTCGAGCCCCACGGTAAACAGCAGATAAATCAACCCCACTTCGCCGAGCAGTTCGATCGCATCGGAGTGCTCGACGAACTCGAGCGCGCCCGGCCCGATGATCGCACCGAAGACGACGATGCCGACGATTCCTGGCTGGCCGAGTCGCTTGACCAGCAAGGGGCCGACGAGGAAGACGGCCATCGCGATCGTAAAGACCAACACCGGCTGATCGAGCGGTAGCCCGAGGCTACCGGCGACGAACGGTGTGCTCATCGGTTGCTCGACCAACTCCATAGTCAGTGTTCACGTGGTCTCTGACGCTGTGTGGGGTAAGCCACTGGCTCCGCCATCACGGACAGCATTCGATATCCCTCGAGCATCAATACCGTAATCATCGCCAAAAATGAACGGGTGAGTAATAAAACATATCATTCTGAGAACTGAATTCGAATATACGTACATTTCAGACGCTGCCGGCTAATACCGGCCGTTGGACTCGAGACGCCCCGTCGAAGTATCTGTACAAACGCGCGACGATAGCCACGATTATTATATCGGTGTATCGTACTGCCTCTCATGGGACGATATGGTAACCTCGATTATAGCTTTCTAACCAAAGCTGGGTTCCTGTTCGGTCTCGGATTGCTGCTTTTCGGTGCAAGTGGTGAGATACTCGGTCACGCCGTGTTCGGTGACCTGCCCGCGTGGCAGAACACGCTGTTCACCTACTCCGAAGGAGTCGGGCTCGTCATCAGTTTCGTTACGCCCTGGATCTTCGGGATTTTCCTGCCACTGACCGAATAGTCGAGCACTCGTTTCTCGTCCGAACCGGTCCTGATGCTGGCCCGTCACGCCAGCAATGCAGCCGTGCTCGCCTGCGACGTCCGCACCCAACGCATTGGGTGTGGGCTCGTTTTCACCCTCACGAAGCGACCGATGAGACCCAACCGACGAACGGAAGCCGGTGAATATTTTCGAACCAGTCGCTGGTCGAAAAACCACGTTTCGAGTTGGCCGCCGAGATCAGTGGTTGTGGGTCCATACTCGAATCTTGTCAGCCTGTTTGGTTGACATACTCTGTTTCGAGCCGCGTTTTGAACCATCTCTCGCGGTAAAATCGATGAAAACCGTACGTATATTTCGAAAATCGGTCCGAAGGTAATACTGTTTCTGGTGCAGACCTGTTTCGAAATCGACCCGAGATGGCCTGTTACCTGCTAACTACCGTCGCTAGTAGTCCGTCTATAGTAATGGCGGCAGATGGGGAGGTCCGTATCATGTCCGTGCACCGTTTGCCATCTCGAACAGTCGCCACGGGCGAACAACTACCTATGACGCCATCACGTCTGTCACGGGCGACCGTTCGATACCCTCCCCGCGTTCGTTCGAGGTCGAGTTCGAAAACTACTCCGTCGGTCTGTGAGCGTGTCACCGAACACGTTCACGGTGGGTGAGTGACCGATGTGTGGAATTATCGGTCGGGTCGGCGATGGAAACGCCTTAGAGCCGCTGCTGACTGGCCTCGAGAACCTCGAGTATCGTGGGTACGATTCGGCCGGTATCGCCGTCCAGAACGGATCCGGCATCGACGTCCAGAAGAGATCCGGCAAGGTCGATGAACTGAAAGAATCGATCGGTGACGCGCCGCTCGAGGGCGAGGTCGGCATCGGCCACACACGCTGGAGTACCCACGGGCCGCCGACCGACGCGAACGCCCATCCCCATACCGACGGCACGAAAGACGTCGCGGTCGTCCACAACGGTATCATCGAGAACTACGCCGAGCTCAAATCCCGGCTCGCCGACCACGGCCACGAGTTCACTAGCGACACCGACACCGAGGTCATCCCGCATCTCATCCAGTTCTACCTCGACGACGGCATGGAAAACGAAGCGGCGTTTCGCCGCGCGATCGACGAACTCGAGGGGAGTTACGCCGTGACGGCGATGCTGTCGGGCGAGCACGTCCTCTACGCTGCCCGGCAAGGCTCGCCGCTCGTCGTTGGTATGGAAGACGGCGAGTACTTCCTCGCGAGCGACGTGCCGGCGTTTCTCGAATATACGGACAGCGTGGTCTATCTCGAGGACGGCGACGTCGTCATCGTCGACGACGGCGGCGTCGAGTTCACCGACCTCGAGGGGAATCCGGTCGTCCGCGAACCCGAAACGATCGAGTGGGACCCCGAACAGGCCGGCAAAGGCGAGTTCGATCACTTCATGCTGAAGGAGATACACGAGCAGCCGACGTCGCTGGCACAGGCCCTCGAGGGCCGAATCGATCCCGAGAACGAACGGATCGCGCTCTCGGATTTCGAGCCGGGAACGTTTGCCGACGTCGAGAGCGTCCAGTTTATCGCCTGCGGAACGTCTTATCACGCGGCACTGTACGGCTCACTCGCACTGAACCAGGCCGGGATTCGATCGACGGCGCTGCTCGCAAACGAGTACAGCGTTTCGGCCCCACCGGTCGACGACGACACGCTGGTCGTCGCGGTCACCCAGAGCGGCGAGACGGCCGATACGCTGAACGCGCTGCGACAGGCCAACGCCGAGGGGGCGACGACGGTGACGGTCACGAACGTCGTCGGCTCGACGGCTGCCCGCGAGGCCGACCAGGCGCTGTTTATCCGTGCCGGGCCGGAAATCGGCGTCGCCGCGACCAAGACGTTCTCCTCGCAGGCGGTCATGCTGTTATTGCTCGGCCAGTGTATCGCTGCCGACCACCACGGCGAGCCGCCGGCCGATCTCGAGGCGCTCCTGCCGGAGCTCGCTGCGATGCCCGATGCGATCGACGGTCTGCTCGAGACTTCCGAGGCCGACGCTCTCGCTGAGCAGTACGCACACAGTCAGTCGTACTTCTTCATCGGTCGGGGACTCGGGTTCTCGGTGGCGCTCGAGGGCGCGTTGAAGTTCAAAGAGATCACCTACGAGCACGCCGAGGGCTTCGCCTCGGGTGAGCTCAAACACGGTCCGCTGGCGCTCGTCACGCCAGAGACACCCGTCTTCGCCGTCTTCACCGGTGAGGAAGACGAGAAAACGCTCAAAAACGCCGAGGAGGCACAGACCCGCGGTGCGCCGGTGATCGCGGTCTGTCCCGACGATCACCGTGCGGTCGACGTTGCCGACGAACACCTCTCGATACCCGAAACCGCGCCCGACCTTGCGGGGCTGCTCGCAAACGTCCAGTTACAACTGGTCTCGTACTACGCCGCTGACCTCCTCGATCGACCGATCGACAAACCGCGTAATCTCGCCAAAAGCGTCACCGTCGAATAGGCTCTCACCCCTGTCGTGTCGTTTCGCGTTGATTCCGGATTGCGTTTTCACGTCCGACCGCCGTCGCTCCTGTGCCGTTCCTGTCGTCCGTTCGGCTCGCTCGAGGACGTCGCTGGCTTCGTGCTCGCCTCTCGGTCGAACCTCGAGTACGAGCCATCGATGCCGTCGGACCCGGACCACCCCCGTAGACTCGGATCCGGACGGCGTCGCCGGCACCGACCCGCACTCGAACGAAGCGCAATCGCCCTGGAGAGAACTGCCACGCTGTCTGTCGAGCCGTCCTCTCCACCTAGGCAGGCACCACACCACCATATAAAGGCAACACGTGGGAGTGACGGCACACTGACAGTCGGTGTTCCGATGGTTCGACCGTCTGTCTGGTCAGGTCGAGTCCCGTGGAATCTCTTCCGACTCACACTGGAAGAGGTGTCGGGTGAATAGCACCCACTTTTCAGCTCGATTTACCGTCGGTCGAGACTCGTGTGACGACCGTGAATCGTCGCTCGAACTCGAGTCGATCCGACCGTAAGTACTCCCATAAAACGAGATATTATCGGATGTAAATCACGTATTACCGCCGTGTAAAACGCTGACACTGCTGTTTTCCGAACAGTCTTCTATCGATGACTGTCACGGATTGAATTGGGATGGACTCGCATTTATCTTGATTATGCTGTCTATAGTAAATACCGTTCTGTGGCTACGAGTTGATGATGTCGACGGAACCAACTGATACGAAGTGGACACCGATGACGTCTGGTCAGCAAACGACTGCCCCTCGATGTGTCAACTGTGGGAACCAGGTCACTCGGCAGTTTGCTCGTGTCTTTGGGGACAATCGTGACGTCGTCCACGCTTGTCCTGACTGTGCGACGTACCGAGAGATGAAAACGTCCGATTTCATTCCGAAAGAACGACGATAACGATTCTCGAGCGCGTGTTCTGTTGACGACGCCGTCTTCTGTCGCCTCGTACAACCGCCAGATCGACATCGACTGGCTCGATAGTACCAACTGAAACGGGTTCCACACCGATCGCACTGTCCGCGGTTCTCGCTTATAGGCGTTCCTCCCCGTTCGCTTTCCTGCGGTCTCGCCCACCTCGTTCGCTTCGAATCGCGCACGCTCCGAACTGCACTCCCGTCGTGCGATCGGATGTGCACTGACGTTTAGCGGCTACTATAGAGTAATTCGTTTCAGATGCTACTATCGGTCCACGACCGTGTGTCTTTGATGTCGACGTGCAACGGACACACTGCTCTGGGACTGACGTCTCAACGGACAGTGTGATGTGGAACTCGTTTCAGGTGTTCATAGAGCGGTTTTGATTCGTGAAACGACTGCGTTGTGGTGGACGAAATGCTGGGTCGAGACGGAACGGCCACAGCACGGTCACGATCGCACCGAGAGCTCGTGACAGCAGTTGGTCCTCGCTGACGACGCTCGAGACCGGTCATACCCTGCCTGTCCTGTCGTTAGCCGCTCCCTATATTTCTGAACTGTCTGTATCGTATATACGGCGGACCCGCGTCGGTGTCACCTGATAATGACTCCAGTATCGCGCCGTCGACGGACCGCGTCGTCTCTCAGTTCGATCAGGGGGTGGCCGGTCGCAAAACTGTCCGTCCGGACCGACCGAGCGCTGCCCCACTGCAGTGTGCGAACCGAAACCGACCGCCGGCGAACTCACCAATGAGTGCAACCGAATCCGAGCCCGAACTCGAGGGGGAGACTGCCGATTCGGACTCGTCGACGTCACTGACCGAGTTGCCGCCGAGTTCGAAACTCGTCTACAAAGTTCTCGAATACGAAGGATCCATGACACAAGAGGAGATCGCGACGGAGTCCCGCCTCTGTCCTCGGACCGTCCGGTACGGAATCGGTAAACTCGAGAACGAGGACCTGGTCACCAGTCGTATCTCGCTCGAGGACGCCCGTCAATCGAAGTACAGAATCGTCGACTGATCGCAGCCCGGGTGGTCGGCTACCGTTTCCGGTACCGATCCACCAGCAGATCGAGACCGAACGCCCCCGACGTGATCTCGTAGTGGAGTTCGAGGCGAGGGTTGAACTTCGCTTTGTACCGGTTGATACTCGGCACGCCGGCACCGACGAGATCGTACCGCTCGAGGCCGTCGTGGAGGCCGTCGCGCATGACGTGCCAGTCGAGGAGGTCGTTGATCGGAAGGTCGATCTCGGTATCCGGTTTGACGCCGCCTTGCCATCGATATCTGGTCGTCTCCGACTCGACGACTAAGATGCCCCCGACGAACTCGCCGTCGACGCGACAGACATAGGGTCGAATCGAGCCGTCGGGGAGAGCTTCGTGAACCGACCGTGCGAACGTCGGACTCAACTGGAACGACTGGCCCTGGTTTTCGTATCGCTGTGCGACCTGGTTGACGATGCGTTCGACGTCGTCGTTGTCGCCTTCTTCGATGACGTAGGCGTCCTCGTCGGCGTTCCGA includes:
- a CDS encoding bacterio-opsin activator domain-containing protein, which translates into the protein MSDESTAAIGDVLRVLVVGDSSAADAAMDALSSQLTSISLVRERTLSSAVDRLAGLEIHCVVCPIEPMAAESTLLESLRERTESVPIVAVVSHEADEETVERALEAGATDLIDATAPPRLVATRVNNAATRFRLEGASDRCSRSILERSDALVWVLEETGTIEYASAAVEPRLGYTPDELERTSLPQLVHPDDRELIEGTLETVSAAALGATERESVRLGHADGTWHVYELTVTNRLADPLVARLVVTLSSTPTAGPDDGTRTALERLAESVIALGPQWELRYANAAASRLFAPDVDAEPGTVVWELLDDAVREQFYERLHEARARDTVVEFEAVIPDSETRFVVSVHPGDNGVTVSAREAPATEFGGVDRERFDLLESVVDALDDGLAVLEGSTIRYANAPLVELGGETPLVGRDLESIFDAELAAAIRERARSPVVRWMDPVSGSLVAGDARRPVDVFVTPLSGDDRTLCVVRDGRRSPAASLSTVHRTVTAIRDAESRAAVRQLAVDATLECSAADFAGWYLVEEDVLRPAAVATRADSESDAVDLPPIDRAGIDVLERLEAGAAAAGDAIVFDRPDVESALSRAGIRAERVLAVSVPDHGLLVATSTDPMAFGARTKPPVETVTRAAAIALDSLECGVTVRRQRGDLERLEALVARCQQLQRTERTLLAGDSRADIERHLCNALVDLEIDDVTGSIEFAWVGDVATSTDRIAPSTWAGRDGAFVESLSVSMDDESTHPAARTAHTLEPTVVADLEGEDLDQAWQRRALEAGFGSVLSVPLVVDDFCYGTLTVYASQPSLFDADVRQSCVHLAAVASAAIASIERKRALLADRVTELEVVLRDETTPLSAIAHRLERRLDVQAVVPRSSGGSTVFCTVRDVTEVDLDTAFEAVSAIESGRLVGDRADESLLELAFTASSIAETLATHGGVLQSVTPVDDRTRLEITLSSTVDVRSFVRMLERTYPGTELLARRQRARSDRSVRTFDAELRERLSERQFRTLETAYYGGFFEWPRESTGETIADSLGVSQPTFSRHLRLAQQKLFELLFDERDAADSG
- a CDS encoding helix-turn-helix domain-containing protein; this encodes MADQAVSIESSNAGRESGIRSQADGGIVTQLRLDHSSLFLRPTLRRAADVTVEPEYWTTLETGETLVFCSVYGRSFDRFETALEMDPTVTDPTLVDRYPDRRVYRVALTDRAVPFIAETAAAGGRLLDLSSSRDGWLVQLQFPSRDDLVSFNDYCRERGISVTVDHLRLSDDDDDGIVALTEKQQELLVVAHEEGYFDVPRGISQDELADRLGVSKSAVSQRLRRAIGELCASKLC
- a CDS encoding DUF5786 family protein is translated as MGFGSYDESEQQQQTADDDEDVEAVNVHENDHNGQLSFESDASTDELVSQLGAMKDDGEDDA
- a CDS encoding cation:proton antiporter, whose amino-acid sequence is MSTPFVAGSLGLPLDQPVLVFTIAMAVFLVGPLLVKRLGQPGIVGIVVFGAIIGPGALEFVEHSDAIELLGEVGLIYLLFTVGLELDMRGFKEAPENAALFGLASFGIPFLVGTVVTYTVLGLDIWAALLLSSVFASHTLLAYPIVNRLGVTKNRAVTAVFGGILFTDTLALVVLAIVTGAVEGELTVWLFAQVGFALVVLFGSAWFVLPPVSRWFFQTFSQESYFEFLFVMVAVFAAASLAEILDLAAILGAFVAGLALNQLIPQGGTLMNRIEFVGNAFFIPFFLLHVGMLVDPSVILAGPETLQITALIVVVMVLTKAGAAWLVAQIQGYTTSERNVIFGLSTGQAAAALAITLIGFEEGLFAAEVLNAVVLLLLVTALVSPWLTERAATNLALERDVGDDDGSAKDPNILLPLSNNAALQQRLLELAFVIKGDSKSEPVHVMTVVQPDSTQSTETQVAAVNDDLEDLAAAGSAAEVPIETETRVNHNIASGIVQGSVEVEANQIIMGWDATETFRHRIFGSIIDQVLERSSLPVLISRLGHPINTTKRIFVVVPIGADHHEGFYESVHIIKRIATGLGAELTVIVIEGSAHQFEQLFGLVEEDATAEFTELDDWGTLLPTLEDETDDDDLIITISPRRGDVGWHNELEDLPARLAEMPPESFIMIHPRQGKPEYDRQYLRLK
- a CDS encoding DUF7860 family protein encodes the protein MGRYGNLDYSFLTKAGFLFGLGLLLFGASGEILGHAVFGDLPAWQNTLFTYSEGVGLVISFVTPWIFGIFLPLTE
- the glmS gene encoding glutamine--fructose-6-phosphate transaminase (isomerizing) translates to MCGIIGRVGDGNALEPLLTGLENLEYRGYDSAGIAVQNGSGIDVQKRSGKVDELKESIGDAPLEGEVGIGHTRWSTHGPPTDANAHPHTDGTKDVAVVHNGIIENYAELKSRLADHGHEFTSDTDTEVIPHLIQFYLDDGMENEAAFRRAIDELEGSYAVTAMLSGEHVLYAARQGSPLVVGMEDGEYFLASDVPAFLEYTDSVVYLEDGDVVIVDDGGVEFTDLEGNPVVREPETIEWDPEQAGKGEFDHFMLKEIHEQPTSLAQALEGRIDPENERIALSDFEPGTFADVESVQFIACGTSYHAALYGSLALNQAGIRSTALLANEYSVSAPPVDDDTLVVAVTQSGETADTLNALRQANAEGATTVTVTNVVGSTAAREADQALFIRAGPEIGVAATKTFSSQAVMLLLLGQCIAADHHGEPPADLEALLPELAAMPDAIDGLLETSEADALAEQYAHSQSYFFIGRGLGFSVALEGALKFKEITYEHAEGFASGELKHGPLALVTPETPVFAVFTGEEDEKTLKNAEEAQTRGAPVIAVCPDDHRAVDVADEHLSIPETAPDLAGLLANVQLQLVSYYAADLLDRPIDKPRNLAKSVTVE
- a CDS encoding DUF7563 family protein, with the translated sequence MSTEPTDTKWTPMTSGQQTTAPRCVNCGNQVTRQFARVFGDNRDVVHACPDCATYREMKTSDFIPKERR
- a CDS encoding ATP-binding protein, whose translation is MSATESEPELEGETADSDSSTSLTELPPSSKLVYKVLEYEGSMTQEEIATESRLCPRTVRYGIGKLENEDLVTSRISLEDARQSKYRIVD